Proteins co-encoded in one Ziziphus jujuba cultivar Dongzao chromosome 9, ASM3175591v1 genomic window:
- the LOC107427602 gene encoding pyruvate decarboxylase 1: MDTNIMNIAAPCKSITNDVGHPPLNGSNSIQNSSSYPFILGPTNSTLGRHIARRLIQIGVTDVFSVPGDFNLTLLDHLIAEPELNVIGCCNEMNAGYGVDGYARSRGVGACVVTFTVGGLSIINAIAGAYSEDLPVICIVGGPNSNDYGTNRILHHTIGLPDFTQELRCFQAVTCHQAIVNNLEDASEQIDTAISTALQESKPVYISISCNLSGIPHSSFLEEPIPFFLTPKLTNQMGLEIAVEATAEFLNRAVKPVLVGGPKLRVAKASEAFIELANCCGYPIAVMPSAKGLVPEHHKRFIGTYWGAVSTPFCAEIVESADAYLFTGPIFNDYSSVGYSLLLKKEKAVIVQPHRVIIGNGPTFECILMKDFFEALGPRLRNNTTAYENYHRIYVPAGVPPKSDPKEALRVNVLFKHIQEMLSSNTTVIAETGDSWFNCQKLKLPEGCGYEFQMQYGSIGWSVGATLGYAQAAPNKRVISCIGDGSFQMTAQDVSTMLRCGQSSIIFLINNGGYTIEVEIHDGPYNVIKNWNYTALVDAIHNGQGKCWTTKVTSEEELVAAIETAKGEKMDCLCFIEVIVHKDDTSKELLEWGSRVSAANNRPPNHD; the protein is encoded by the exons ATGGACACCAACATCATGAACATTGCTGCCCCATGCAAGTCCATCACAAACGACGTAGGCCACCCTCCACTCAATGGATCAAATTCCATTCAAAACTCCTCCTCCTACCCTTTCATCTTAGGACCTACCAACTCCACTCTCGGCCGCCACATCGCACGGCGGCTCATCCAGATCGGCGTCACCGACGTGTTCTCTGTCCCCGGAGACTTCAATCTGACTTTACTTGATCATCTCATTGCCGAACCTGAGCTCAACGTCATAGGCTGCTGCAATGAGATGAACGCTGGTTATGGTGTAGATGGCTATGCTAGGTCCCGAGGTGTCGGTGCTTGTGTTGTCACGTTCACTGTTGGTGGCCTCAGCATCATCAACGCCATAGCTGGTGCTTATAGTGAGGACCTTCCTGTCATTTGTATCGTCGGCGGTCCGAATTCCAATGATTATGGAACCAATAGAATTCTCCACCACACCATTGGCTTGCCTGATTTTACCCAAGAGCTCCGTTGCTTTCAAGCTGTTACTTGCCATCAG GCTATTGTGAACAATTTGGAAGATGCAAGTGAGCAGATTGACACAGCTATTTCAACCGCCTTACAAGAAAGCAAGCCTGTTTACATTAGTATAAGCTGCAATTTGTCTGGAATACCCCATTCTAGTTTCCTTGAGGAGCCAATCCCATTTTTCTTGACCCCCAA ATTGACAAATCAGATGGGCCTAGAAATTGCAGTGGAGGCAACAGCAGAGTTCTTGAACAGAGCAGTGAAACCTGTCCTAGTAGGAGGACCAAAACTCAGAGTTGCAAAGGCTTCAGAAGCATTCATTGAGCTAGCCAATTGCTGTGGCTATCCAATCGCAGTGATGCCTTCAGCTAAAGGGCTTGTTCCAGAGCACCACAAAAGATTCATTGGCACATACTGGGGAGCTGTGAGCACTCCTTTCTGCGCTGAGATTGTGGAATCCGCGGACGCTTACCTCTTTACCGGACCCATTTTCAATGATTATAGTTCAGTGGGATACTCACTCCTACTGAAGAAGGAGAAGGCAGTGATTGTTCAACCTCATAGAGTGATAATTGGGAATGGTCCAACTTTTGAATGCATTCTTATGAAGGACTTTTTTGAAGCGCTTGGACCAAGGCTTAGAAACAACACTACAGCTTATGAGAATTACCATAGAATATATGTCCCAGCTGGAGTTCCTCCAAAATCTGATCCCAAAGAGGCATTGAGGGTTAATGTTCTATTCAAACATATTCAAGAAATGTTGTCTAGTAATACTACTGTGATTGCTGAGACAGGGGATTCCTGGTTTAATTGCCAGAAGCTGAAATTGCCAGAAGGCTGTGG GTATGAGTTTCAAATGCAGTATGGATCAATTGGATGGTCAGTTGGTGCAACTCTTGGGTACGCACAAGCTGCACCAAATAAGCGAGTTATTTCTTGCATCGGTGATGGGAGCTTCCAA ATGACAGCGCAAGATGTGTCGACAATGCTTCGATGCGGCCAAAGTAGCATTATATTTCTAATCAACAATGGTGGATACACCATAGAAGTAGAGATCCATGATGGGCCTTATAATGTCATTAAGAACTGGAACTACACTGCTTTGGTTGACGCAATTCACAATGGTCAAGGCAAATGTTGGACGACTAAG GTAACTAGCGAAGAGGAACTTGTAGCAGCAATTGAGACAGCAAAGGGTGAAAAGATGGATTGCTTGTGCTTTATAGAGGTGATTGTACAC
- the LOC107409118 gene encoding root phototropism protein 3 isoform X1: MWDFSFFLYLNSHLYLCSQASSCSCSAFVLQLILSLFLLCFQSCSKSSLKFSGDFCLFTMWESEIESVSGRDYGNVVLSSSKHAVKTDGFELRGQSWYVATDIPSDFLVQVGDFNFHLHKYPLLSRSGKMNRVIYESRDPDLTKLGLDDLPGGPDAFELAAKFCYGIAVDLTAANISGLRCAAEYLEMTEDLEEGNLIFKTEAFLSYVVLSSWRDSIVVLKSCEKLSPWAENLQIVRRCSESIAWKACANPKGIRWAYTGKPPKVSSPKWNDKKDSSPSRNQQVPPDWWFEDVSILRIDHFVRVITAIKVKGMRFELIGAAITHYATKWLPGLISEGSGTGDEGSHSSNSNTSSSSTSWKGGLHMIVAGTKDDLPTVQAKDQRMIIESLISIIPQQKDSVSCSFLLRLLRMANMLKVAPALATELEKRVGMQFEQATLADLLIPSYNKSDTMYDVDLVQRLLEHFLVQEQTESSSPSTQSFLDTHLYEGTQRGNGPSAKMRVSRLVDSYLTEVSRDRNLSLTKFQVLAEALPESARTCDDGLYRAVDSYLKAHPTLSEHERKRLCRVMDCQKLSIDACMHAAQNERLPLRVVVQVLFSEQVKISSAIANNSLKDGAESNYQPMVVNRKTLLEATPQSFQEGWATAKKDINTLKFELESVKAKYLELQNDMENLQRQFDKMAKQKQTSSWSSGWKKLSKLTKMSNLEQQDIGPQIPTSSEQTRKTPRRWRNSIS; the protein is encoded by the exons ATgtgggatttttctttttttctctatctTAATTCTCATTTATATCTCTGTTCACAggcttcttcttgttcttgttctgCTTTTGTTCTTCAGCTCATTTTATCTCTGTTTTTGCTCTGCTTTCAGAGCTGCTCTAAATCCAGCTTGAAGTTTTCTGGggatttttgtctttttaccATGTGGGAATCAGAGATAGAGTCAGTTTCTGGAAGAGATTATGGCAATGTAGTTCTTAGTTCAAGCAAACATGCTGTCAAAACTGATGGGTTTGAACTACGAGGCCAGTCATG GTATGTTGCGACTGATATTCCAAGTGACTTTCTTGTTCAAGTTGGAGATTTCAATTTTCACTTGCACAAG TATCCCCTGCTTTCAAGGAGCGGAAAAATGAACAGAGTTATATACGAATCCCGAGACCCAGACTTAACCAAGCTAGGTCTGGATGATCTTCCTGGTGGACCAGACGCATTTGAGCTGGCAGCCAAATTCTGCTACGGAATTGCTGTTGATCTAACAGCAGCCAATATCTCAGGCCTGAGATGTGCTGCAGAGTATCTTGAAATGACAGAGGATTTGGAAGAAGGCAATCTCATATTCAAAACCGAAGCTTTTCTGAGCTATGTAGTTTTGTCCTCATGGAGGGACTCCATAGTAGTGTTGAAGAGCTGCGAGAAGCTCTCTCCTTGGGCCGAAAACCTCCAAATTGTCCGGAGATGCAGCGAGTCCATTGCTTGGAAAGCCTGTGCCAATCCAAAAGGTATAAGATGGGCATACACTGGGAAACCACCAAAGGTTTCGAGCCCGAAATGGAATGACAAGAAGGATTCTAGTCCAAGTAGGAACCAGCAGGTTCCGCCGGATTGGTGGTTCGAAGACGTTTCAATATTGAGGATAGATCATTTTGTTAGAGTCATCACAGCGATTAAAGTAAAGGGTATGAGATTCGAGCTCATCGGAGCTGCCATAACGCATTACGCGACGAAATGGCTACCGGGATTGATAAGCGAAGGGTCCGGAACAGGGGATGAAGGAAGCCATAGCAGCAACAGCAACACAAGCAGCAGCAGCACCAGTTGGAAAGGTGGGCTGCATATGATAGTCGCCGGAACGAAAGACGATCTTCCGACGGTTCAGGCGAAAGATCAACGGATGATAATCGAGAGCCTCATCAGCATAATTCCTCAGCAGAAGGACAGTGTGTCCTGCAGCTTCCTGCTTAGGCTTCTGAGAATGGCAAACATGTTGAAGGTCGCTCCGGCTTTGGCTACCGAATTGGAGAAAAGGGTCGGAATGCAGTTCGAGCAGGCTACTCTGGCTGACCTCCTCATTCCTTCATACAATAAGAGTGATACCATGTATGATGTGGATCTTGTTCAGAGGCTTTTGGAGCATTTTCTTGTTCAAGAACAGACAGAGAGCTCGAGTCCTAGTACACAGTCTTTTTTGGACACACACTTGTATGAAGGAACTCAAAGAGGGAATGGACCAAGTGCTAAGATGAGAGTATCTAGGCTTGTTGATAGTTACCTTACAGAAGTGTCAAGGGATAGAAATCTATCTCTAACTAAGTTTCAGGTGCTTGCAGAAGCTTTGCCAGAATCTGCAAGAACTTGCGATGATGGACTTTATAGAGCTGTCGATTCCTATCTTAAG GCTCATCCTACACTGTCCGAGCACGAAAGGAAGAGGCTTTGCCGTGTGATGGATTGCCAAAAGCTATCGATCGACGCCTGTATGCACGCTGCACAAAACGAACGGCTGCCATTGAGAGTAGTAGTCCAAGTTCTCTTCTCGGAACAGGTTAAAATAAGCAGTGCCATAGCCAACAATTCACTGAAAGACGGAGCAGAATCCAATTACCAACCAATGGTTGTGAACCGAAAAACACTACTCGAAGCCACTCCACAATCGTTCCAAGAAGGATGGGCCACGGCGAAAAAGGACATAAACACCCTTAAATTCGAGCTCGAGAGTGTTAAAGCCAAGTACCTTGAACTCCAAAATGACATGGAAAATCTTCAGAGACAGTTTGATAAAATGGCAAAGCAAAAACAGACATCATCATGGAGCAGTGGGTGGAAGAAACTTAGCAAGCTCACAAAGATGTCAAACTTAGAACAACAAGATATTGGGCCTCAGATCCCAACTTCATCAGAACAAACTAGAAAAACACCAAGAAGATGGAGAAATTCTATTTCCTGA
- the LOC107409118 gene encoding root phototropism protein 3 isoform X2 has protein sequence MWESEIESVSGRDYGNVVLSSSKHAVKTDGFELRGQSWYVATDIPSDFLVQVGDFNFHLHKYPLLSRSGKMNRVIYESRDPDLTKLGLDDLPGGPDAFELAAKFCYGIAVDLTAANISGLRCAAEYLEMTEDLEEGNLIFKTEAFLSYVVLSSWRDSIVVLKSCEKLSPWAENLQIVRRCSESIAWKACANPKGIRWAYTGKPPKVSSPKWNDKKDSSPSRNQQVPPDWWFEDVSILRIDHFVRVITAIKVKGMRFELIGAAITHYATKWLPGLISEGSGTGDEGSHSSNSNTSSSSTSWKGGLHMIVAGTKDDLPTVQAKDQRMIIESLISIIPQQKDSVSCSFLLRLLRMANMLKVAPALATELEKRVGMQFEQATLADLLIPSYNKSDTMYDVDLVQRLLEHFLVQEQTESSSPSTQSFLDTHLYEGTQRGNGPSAKMRVSRLVDSYLTEVSRDRNLSLTKFQVLAEALPESARTCDDGLYRAVDSYLKAHPTLSEHERKRLCRVMDCQKLSIDACMHAAQNERLPLRVVVQVLFSEQVKISSAIANNSLKDGAESNYQPMVVNRKTLLEATPQSFQEGWATAKKDINTLKFELESVKAKYLELQNDMENLQRQFDKMAKQKQTSSWSSGWKKLSKLTKMSNLEQQDIGPQIPTSSEQTRKTPRRWRNSIS, from the exons ATGTGGGAATCAGAGATAGAGTCAGTTTCTGGAAGAGATTATGGCAATGTAGTTCTTAGTTCAAGCAAACATGCTGTCAAAACTGATGGGTTTGAACTACGAGGCCAGTCATG GTATGTTGCGACTGATATTCCAAGTGACTTTCTTGTTCAAGTTGGAGATTTCAATTTTCACTTGCACAAG TATCCCCTGCTTTCAAGGAGCGGAAAAATGAACAGAGTTATATACGAATCCCGAGACCCAGACTTAACCAAGCTAGGTCTGGATGATCTTCCTGGTGGACCAGACGCATTTGAGCTGGCAGCCAAATTCTGCTACGGAATTGCTGTTGATCTAACAGCAGCCAATATCTCAGGCCTGAGATGTGCTGCAGAGTATCTTGAAATGACAGAGGATTTGGAAGAAGGCAATCTCATATTCAAAACCGAAGCTTTTCTGAGCTATGTAGTTTTGTCCTCATGGAGGGACTCCATAGTAGTGTTGAAGAGCTGCGAGAAGCTCTCTCCTTGGGCCGAAAACCTCCAAATTGTCCGGAGATGCAGCGAGTCCATTGCTTGGAAAGCCTGTGCCAATCCAAAAGGTATAAGATGGGCATACACTGGGAAACCACCAAAGGTTTCGAGCCCGAAATGGAATGACAAGAAGGATTCTAGTCCAAGTAGGAACCAGCAGGTTCCGCCGGATTGGTGGTTCGAAGACGTTTCAATATTGAGGATAGATCATTTTGTTAGAGTCATCACAGCGATTAAAGTAAAGGGTATGAGATTCGAGCTCATCGGAGCTGCCATAACGCATTACGCGACGAAATGGCTACCGGGATTGATAAGCGAAGGGTCCGGAACAGGGGATGAAGGAAGCCATAGCAGCAACAGCAACACAAGCAGCAGCAGCACCAGTTGGAAAGGTGGGCTGCATATGATAGTCGCCGGAACGAAAGACGATCTTCCGACGGTTCAGGCGAAAGATCAACGGATGATAATCGAGAGCCTCATCAGCATAATTCCTCAGCAGAAGGACAGTGTGTCCTGCAGCTTCCTGCTTAGGCTTCTGAGAATGGCAAACATGTTGAAGGTCGCTCCGGCTTTGGCTACCGAATTGGAGAAAAGGGTCGGAATGCAGTTCGAGCAGGCTACTCTGGCTGACCTCCTCATTCCTTCATACAATAAGAGTGATACCATGTATGATGTGGATCTTGTTCAGAGGCTTTTGGAGCATTTTCTTGTTCAAGAACAGACAGAGAGCTCGAGTCCTAGTACACAGTCTTTTTTGGACACACACTTGTATGAAGGAACTCAAAGAGGGAATGGACCAAGTGCTAAGATGAGAGTATCTAGGCTTGTTGATAGTTACCTTACAGAAGTGTCAAGGGATAGAAATCTATCTCTAACTAAGTTTCAGGTGCTTGCAGAAGCTTTGCCAGAATCTGCAAGAACTTGCGATGATGGACTTTATAGAGCTGTCGATTCCTATCTTAAG GCTCATCCTACACTGTCCGAGCACGAAAGGAAGAGGCTTTGCCGTGTGATGGATTGCCAAAAGCTATCGATCGACGCCTGTATGCACGCTGCACAAAACGAACGGCTGCCATTGAGAGTAGTAGTCCAAGTTCTCTTCTCGGAACAGGTTAAAATAAGCAGTGCCATAGCCAACAATTCACTGAAAGACGGAGCAGAATCCAATTACCAACCAATGGTTGTGAACCGAAAAACACTACTCGAAGCCACTCCACAATCGTTCCAAGAAGGATGGGCCACGGCGAAAAAGGACATAAACACCCTTAAATTCGAGCTCGAGAGTGTTAAAGCCAAGTACCTTGAACTCCAAAATGACATGGAAAATCTTCAGAGACAGTTTGATAAAATGGCAAAGCAAAAACAGACATCATCATGGAGCAGTGGGTGGAAGAAACTTAGCAAGCTCACAAAGATGTCAAACTTAGAACAACAAGATATTGGGCCTCAGATCCCAACTTCATCAGAACAAACTAGAAAAACACCAAGAAGATGGAGAAATTCTATTTCCTGA